Proteins encoded within one genomic window of Flavobacterium oreochromis:
- a CDS encoding T9SS type A sorting domain-containing protein, whose translation MHIVLKTSLHKEQIRTAGYQFMTSTNGYSEIIIEFDQKGQDFSSKWQEYQYTIDGGNTWISLGNNSGDLTNGFTNSPMKVFLINDPKCNNNPNFGFRIVSILAPNTNTYEAILGVYDPTANWRIDNVKIQANSIFLNNEKNSEIEGLSIYPNPANSVLNITSNNFKEKQVELYDTLGKKTSSFTTTNETINISSLSKGIYFVKITQDNKTTTRKIIIE comes from the coding sequence TTGCATATAGTATTAAAAACTTCCCTACACAAGGAACAAATTCGAACAGCTGGCTATCAATTCATGACTAGCACAAATGGATATTCAGAAATTATTATAGAATTTGACCAAAAAGGACAAGATTTCTCTTCTAAATGGCAAGAGTATCAATATACTATTGATGGAGGAAACACTTGGATCTCTTTAGGAAATAACAGTGGAGATCTTACAAATGGATTTACAAACTCTCCAATGAAAGTATTTTTAATTAACGATCCTAAATGCAATAACAATCCTAATTTCGGTTTCAGAATTGTTTCTATTTTAGCTCCAAACACTAACACGTATGAAGCTATTTTAGGAGTTTACGATCCAACAGCTAACTGGAGAATAGATAACGTAAAAATTCAAGCGAACTCTATTTTTTTAAATAATGAAAAAAACAGTGAAATAGAAGGCTTATCAATTTATCCAAATCCTGCAAATTCAGTTTTAAATATCACCTCAAATAACTTTAAAGAGAAACAAGTTGAGCTATATGATACTTTAGGCAAAAAAACCTCTTCATTTACAACAACAAACGAAACAATTAACATTTCCTCTTTGAGCAAAGGAATCTATTTTGTTAAAATTACTCAGGATAATAAAACAACAACTAGAAAAATTATAATTGAATAA